From a single Candidatus Thorarchaeota archaeon genomic region:
- a CDS encoding adenylate kinase family protein yields MVVNLTAIIIGGSPGTGKTEVAKIVGALLSVEVISMGDLAREKGCISEMDFKRNTGVIDEDCLVSALIDILDKKRGRMIIEGHYIDLVPNGEVEWVFVLRTHPETLRTRLEKRDYTKSKIAENVEAEVIGVCQMDAIDAFGEDAVIEIDTTSLSPKDTASKILGFINGKEERLHIDWMEMLEEEGRLDEFLEP; encoded by the coding sequence GTGGTTGTAAATCTGACAGCGATCATTATTGGCGGCTCACCCGGCACGGGAAAGACTGAGGTTGCAAAAATAGTAGGAGCACTCCTCTCAGTTGAAGTGATTTCCATGGGGGACCTCGCAAGAGAGAAGGGATGCATCAGTGAGATGGACTTCAAGAGAAACACAGGAGTCATCGACGAAGATTGTCTTGTGTCGGCGCTCATTGACATCTTAGACAAAAAGAGAGGCCGCATGATCATCGAGGGCCATTACATAGATCTCGTTCCAAATGGAGAAGTCGAATGGGTCTTTGTACTGCGAACGCACCCTGAGACCCTGAGAACCCGTCTTGAGAAGCGAGACTATACCAAGTCAAAGATCGCTGAGAACGTAGAGGCCGAGGTCATCGGCGTATGTCAGATGGATGCAATAGATGCCTTCGGAGAGGATGCGGTCATAGAGATCGATACCACATCGCTCAGTCCGAAGGACACGGCTTCAAAGATCCTTGGATTTATCAATGGCAAAGAAGAGCGACTGCATATTGATTGGATGGAGATGTTAGAGGAAGAAGGGCGACTAGATGAGTTTCTTGAGCCATGA
- a CDS encoding SPFH domain-containing protein produces the protein MGTEEQHDNTYEYSGSPAPFVTFLILFILTIAIPILKLPITFLPEPVVWILALVFLLMIPLTIAINKQWEEAIILRFGRYKRLVGAGIFFKWPFVEKFLRIDRRIQTIDVSRQEVMTKDNISLVADAVVFMKVVKTADALMNIQDIKTSVISYAQTTMRDVIGNVELDDLLAKRDEIANAIEEIVDKETAEWGIDIISVNLQNIEIPEDMKRVIARQAEAERERRAVIIKSEGELRAAENLEAAVKKMSTKALYLRTLSSLEDISFDQSNTIVFAIPMDMTRGEIIGLTGLAGGTTKKKQIAAPPEKRPEESKNEDEERSTNTTE, from the coding sequence ATGGGGACAGAGGAACAACACGATAACACATACGAATATTCAGGTTCGCCAGCACCTTTTGTGACGTTTCTAATATTATTTATTCTCACTATAGCAATACCAATATTGAAATTACCGATCACGTTTTTGCCAGAGCCAGTGGTATGGATTCTAGCATTGGTATTCCTACTCATGATCCCACTGACCATTGCGATCAACAAGCAATGGGAAGAGGCTATCATCTTACGGTTCGGCAGATACAAGAGATTGGTCGGTGCGGGAATATTCTTCAAATGGCCATTCGTTGAAAAATTTTTGAGAATTGATAGACGAATCCAGACTATTGATGTGTCCCGTCAGGAGGTCATGACGAAAGACAACATCAGTCTTGTCGCAGATGCGGTCGTCTTTATGAAGGTCGTCAAAACAGCAGATGCATTGATGAATATTCAGGACATCAAGACAAGTGTGATCTCCTATGCTCAGACGACCATGCGGGATGTTATCGGTAATGTCGAGCTTGATGATCTACTTGCAAAAAGAGACGAGATTGCAAATGCCATTGAGGAGATAGTCGATAAGGAGACCGCCGAGTGGGGCATCGATATTATCAGTGTCAATCTGCAAAATATCGAGATTCCTGAGGACATGAAGAGAGTGATTGCCAGACAAGCGGAGGCTGAACGTGAGCGGCGTGCAGTCATTATCAAGAGCGAGGGAGAACTGAGGGCTGCTGAGAACTTGGAGGCGGCTGTCAAGAAGATGAGCACAAAGGCACTCTATCTAAGAACACTCTCGAGCCTCGAAGACATCAGCTTTGATCAAAGCAACACGATCGTCTTTGCAATTCCAATGGACATGACACGTGGAGAGATCATTGGCCTTACTGGACTTGCTGGAGGAACAACCAAGAAGAAGCAAATAGCGGCTCCACCTGAGAAAAGACCAGAGGAGTCAAAAAACGAGGATGAAGAACGTTCTACCAATACGACAGAGTGA
- the rimI gene encoding ribosomal protein S18-alanine N-acetyltransferase yields the protein MSDWSIRHFDQDDLKAVMSINQTCLPENYPDSFFMGLYQHAPRTFLVAEIDGNIVGYIMCRIERGVSSFGRLPVKKGHVVSIAVRPEYRHQGIGTALVTRGLEGMIEYGASEVFLEVRKTNTNAISVYERLGFTVKRVLRGYYRDGEDAYLMVKTLKVSDEVDAHAW from the coding sequence TTGAGCGACTGGAGCATTCGGCACTTTGATCAAGATGACCTGAAGGCAGTCATGAGTATCAATCAGACCTGCCTACCAGAGAACTATCCCGACTCATTCTTTATGGGTCTCTATCAGCACGCACCACGAACATTCCTGGTGGCGGAGATTGATGGAAACATCGTGGGATACATCATGTGTCGCATTGAGCGAGGGGTTTCCAGCTTTGGAAGACTTCCTGTAAAGAAAGGGCATGTTGTTTCTATAGCGGTACGTCCTGAATATCGACATCAGGGAATTGGCACTGCTCTAGTGACTCGCGGTCTTGAGGGCATGATCGAATATGGTGCTTCAGAGGTCTTTCTTGAAGTTCGCAAGACCAATACTAATGCAATCTCAGTGTATGAGCGACTTGGGTTCACAGTCAAACGAGTACTGAGAGGATACTATCGAGATGGTGAAGATGCGTATTTAATGGTCAAGACGCTCAAAGTGTCTGATGAGGTCGATGCACATGCTTGGTGA
- a CDS encoding ARMT1-like domain-containing protein, whose protein sequence is MLGDKIEVPLIPRCSACIIHSLIQLVPLLTDDPHEQIRYFAHAMSILSDGFEKRTRPHPLSVAIYTQLYEMAGVTDPYAEIKRSGIEAARDLIPEVDRIVSQYEGLSRLRAALSAAITGNLIDYTTAAHTPNLDTLLQDYYGILNAGFSPDDSALMWQEIKAHKGHAVIIADNAGESFFDIPLIHLLRDEGWHVTYVVKGGAMANDVTREDIHGTELEELAQIADTGAKAHGVPLSLVSHEFLSLVSEADLMISKGQANVETLPEIQEQLGVAAYYVLKGKCPHISQALGANSGENIVRRWPSNK, encoded by the coding sequence ATGCTTGGTGATAAGATCGAAGTCCCCCTGATTCCTAGATGTTCAGCCTGTATTATCCATAGCCTTATCCAACTCGTACCACTGCTGACCGATGACCCTCATGAGCAAATACGATACTTTGCTCATGCAATGTCTATACTTTCTGATGGGTTTGAAAAACGAACTCGTCCACATCCCCTCTCTGTGGCCATCTATACACAGCTCTATGAAATGGCTGGTGTGACCGACCCCTATGCTGAGATCAAACGTTCTGGTATCGAGGCAGCTCGTGATTTGATTCCTGAAGTGGATCGCATTGTGTCCCAGTATGAGGGGCTCTCTCGTCTTCGTGCAGCTCTAAGTGCTGCTATCACAGGAAATCTCATTGACTACACTACTGCAGCACACACGCCCAATCTTGACACTCTTCTCCAGGACTACTATGGGATCCTCAATGCTGGCTTCTCCCCTGATGATTCAGCCCTGATGTGGCAGGAGATCAAAGCGCACAAGGGTCATGCAGTCATTATCGCTGACAATGCGGGAGAGTCTTTCTTTGATATCCCCCTGATCCATCTTCTTCGTGATGAGGGTTGGCATGTCACATATGTCGTCAAAGGTGGGGCCATGGCTAATGATGTGACTCGTGAGGATATTCATGGTACAGAACTTGAAGAACTGGCACAGATTGCTGACACTGGTGCGAAAGCACATGGTGTACCTCTTAGTCTTGTCAGCCACGAATTTCTCTCCTTGGTAAGCGAGGCTGATCTCATGATCTCCAAGGGTCAGGCTAATGTTGAGACCCTTCCCGAAATTCAAGAACAACTTGGGGTCGCAGCATATTATGTGTTAAAAGGAAAATGCCCACACATCTCGCAAGCGCTTGGTGCAAATAGCGGTGAGAATATTGTGAGGCGTTGGCCCTCGAACAAGTAA
- a CDS encoding TCP-1/cpn60 chaperonin family protein, with the protein MSQTPIIVLREDTERTRGRDAQRNNIMAAVVIAEAVRSALGPKGMDKMLVDSFGDVTVSNDGATILKEMDVAHPAAKMVIDVSKTVDSEVGDGTTTAAVLTGELLKQAETLLDQKIHPTTIISGYRKAVDKAMEYLEEISEPVDPSSSAAFKKTLKDVAKTAMSSKFVSTSKDALADVVVAAILAVNKERKEGEEINLSNIPRQKQVGMNTSETELIHGIVLDKEVVHAGMPKKVEAAKIALLECPLEIIKTEFDAKISITDPLAMQRFLDEEQSMIKEMVDKIVESGANVVICQKGIDDVAQHYLAKNGILAVRRIKKSDIERIHKATGATIVSKIQNLTAESLGKAKSVQQKRVADDKMLFIEGTPKSSVVTLLVRGGTDHVVDEVDRAINDAIYVVKDVVEHPQILYGGGAAEAHIAVKLREYASSLEGREQYAVNAFADALEALPATLAENAGLDPIDIIVSLRSAHSEGNASYGIDITKGKVSDMKRARVVEPTVVKRQVIASAAEASQMILKIDDVISSKAPPMPGGGQPDRDLGDED; encoded by the coding sequence ATGAGTCAAACTCCAATTATTGTGCTGAGAGAAGACACCGAACGGACACGTGGTCGTGATGCACAGCGAAATAACATCATGGCTGCTGTTGTCATTGCAGAGGCTGTCAGATCAGCGCTTGGACCAAAGGGAATGGACAAGATGCTTGTCGATTCTTTTGGTGATGTTACCGTGAGCAATGATGGCGCAACCATCTTGAAAGAAATGGATGTCGCACATCCCGCAGCAAAGATGGTCATCGATGTATCGAAGACCGTCGATAGCGAGGTTGGCGATGGGACTACTACTGCCGCAGTTCTCACTGGAGAGCTGCTAAAGCAGGCCGAGACCTTGCTTGACCAGAAGATCCACCCAACCACGATCATCAGCGGTTACCGAAAGGCAGTCGATAAGGCAATGGAATATCTTGAGGAGATATCTGAACCAGTAGACCCGAGTTCTTCTGCTGCATTCAAGAAGACCCTCAAGGATGTTGCCAAGACAGCAATGTCGAGCAAATTCGTTTCCACATCAAAAGACGCTCTTGCTGATGTTGTTGTGGCTGCTATTCTTGCAGTCAACAAGGAGCGAAAGGAAGGCGAAGAGATCAATCTCTCTAACATTCCACGCCAGAAACAGGTTGGCATGAATACTTCTGAGACCGAGCTTATTCATGGCATTGTGCTTGACAAAGAGGTTGTCCATGCAGGAATGCCGAAGAAGGTCGAGGCGGCCAAAATAGCACTTCTAGAATGTCCACTTGAAATCATCAAGACCGAGTTTGATGCTAAGATCTCAATTACCGATCCTCTTGCCATGCAGCGCTTCCTTGATGAAGAGCAGAGCATGATCAAAGAGATGGTGGACAAGATTGTCGAGTCTGGAGCAAATGTTGTCATCTGCCAGAAAGGCATTGATGATGTAGCCCAGCATTATCTGGCTAAGAATGGTATTTTGGCAGTGCGCAGGATAAAGAAATCCGATATCGAGCGCATCCACAAGGCCACAGGTGCGACCATCGTGAGCAAGATCCAGAATTTGACAGCCGAGAGTCTTGGAAAGGCAAAGTCTGTCCAGCAGAAGCGTGTGGCTGATGATAAGATGCTCTTTATTGAGGGAACCCCCAAGAGCTCTGTTGTCACGCTACTCGTTCGTGGTGGTACAGATCATGTTGTTGATGAGGTTGATCGTGCAATCAATGATGCGATCTATGTAGTGAAAGATGTAGTTGAGCATCCTCAGATCCTCTATGGTGGAGGTGCTGCCGAGGCACACATTGCAGTGAAGCTTCGTGAGTATGCATCCTCGCTTGAGGGCCGTGAGCAATATGCTGTAAATGCATTTGCCGATGCTCTTGAGGCACTCCCTGCGACGCTTGCCGAGAATGCCGGACTCGATCCCATTGACATCATCGTTTCACTTAGGTCTGCCCACAGTGAAGGAAATGCCAGTTACGGTATTGATATTACCAAGGGTAAGGTGTCTGACATGAAGAGGGCCCGTGTTGTCGAGCCCACAGTCGTCAAACGGCAGGTCATAGCCTCTGCGGCTGAAGCATCACAGATGATTCTAAAAATCGATGATGTTATTAGCTCAAAGGCTCCGCCAATGCCCGGTGGCGGCCAGCCCGACCGTGACCTTGGTGACGAAGATTAA
- a CDS encoding DNA-directed RNA polymerase subunit K translates to MSNSPEENETTTEEEMALEEKAAMLTNIPGVGPRTAEKLVAAGYDTIEKFASAPAEEIASAVTGLSVSKAEILVAEAVSLLEAVASGAIDLTHKSKSKRKGAVEPEPERHELEPMDELAAEEEVTSLTTGFEREKEEMGITIGPKWLTRFEKARIIGARALQIAMGAPTLIDMASAPPGLFALAEAELRAGVLPMTVRRSKPTGEYTDIPLAVLLKNTRLD, encoded by the coding sequence ATGTCGAACAGCCCCGAAGAAAATGAGACCACAACGGAAGAAGAGATGGCACTTGAAGAGAAGGCCGCCATGTTGACCAATATCCCTGGTGTTGGGCCCCGGACCGCAGAAAAACTGGTGGCCGCAGGCTATGACACAATTGAGAAATTCGCATCAGCTCCTGCTGAAGAGATTGCGAGTGCAGTTACAGGCCTCAGTGTGTCCAAGGCCGAGATACTGGTCGCAGAGGCTGTTTCTCTCCTTGAGGCAGTGGCCTCCGGGGCTATAGATCTCACCCACAAGTCCAAGTCAAAACGGAAAGGCGCAGTAGAGCCGGAGCCTGAGAGGCATGAGTTGGAACCTATGGACGAGCTCGCGGCCGAAGAGGAAGTCACCTCTCTGACCACTGGCTTTGAACGCGAGAAGGAAGAGATGGGCATCACTATTGGTCCTAAATGGCTCACCCGATTTGAAAAGGCAAGGATCATTGGAGCCCGTGCCTTACAGATCGCTATGGGTGCACCCACTCTGATCGATATGGCCTCTGCACCTCCTGGCCTATTTGCACTTGCCGAGGCCGAGTTGCGTGCAGGTGTTCTTCCAATGACTGTGCGCCGCTCAAAACCGACTGGCGAATATACAGACATTCCTCTTGCTGTGTTGTTGAAAAATACGAGGCTGGACTAA
- a CDS encoding DUF4010 domain-containing protein: MQELFLSPDLIIRSVLGFAVGALIGLERQKRMSEGDAIGVRSFGLHSLLGTLAAYTYTVTGNAVVLIYAIAISLVFVTAQIVYKIFRTMRKGMTTAIVFAISFVLGTLVGLDEPPTPPHLIGPLAVLAMTVSFLVFLVLGFKEELSAVVAVITREEMISAVELAVLILFLWPLMPQFIQIGTVNFPIFQTYWLIVLLLSISFANYLLIKKYKHKGPYFFGFFGGFANSEATVASLTDFHVKTERQFTGRVSLGAIFANLAMVLRNTVIIILFDHSLAVMRYYLIPLGILVLVGVTRMFSERNEVRDDVTHDIDIRLVSPFEFGAAFRFAAVFTVVSFISIALQNAFSDVGILVAALFGGFTSAGAVVAIAVPAYSHHIISLQTAVFAVIITTTISVLNKIIYVYTADHEGTLARRVAKDSLIMAVGVVVYLLLIAANVISLV; the protein is encoded by the coding sequence ATGCAAGAGTTGTTTCTCTCTCCTGATCTTATAATCCGAAGCGTTCTGGGTTTTGCTGTAGGTGCATTGATAGGTCTCGAGAGACAGAAACGTATGTCCGAGGGTGACGCCATTGGTGTGCGCTCCTTTGGTCTGCACAGTCTATTGGGTACTCTTGCTGCTTACACCTATACGGTCACCGGCAACGCAGTCGTACTGATCTATGCAATAGCAATCTCACTGGTCTTTGTCACAGCACAAATCGTCTACAAGATCTTTCGCACAATGCGTAAGGGTATGACCACTGCTATCGTCTTTGCGATCTCTTTCGTCTTGGGTACTCTCGTCGGGCTTGATGAACCACCGACTCCACCGCATCTCATTGGTCCACTTGCAGTACTCGCTATGACCGTTTCATTTCTTGTGTTTCTGGTCCTTGGGTTCAAGGAAGAATTGAGTGCAGTTGTTGCAGTGATTACCCGCGAAGAGATGATCAGTGCAGTCGAACTGGCAGTTCTAATACTCTTCCTCTGGCCACTTATGCCACAGTTTATTCAGATCGGTACAGTCAACTTTCCTATCTTTCAGACGTACTGGCTGATCGTACTCCTCTTGTCCATCAGTTTTGCGAACTATCTTCTCATTAAGAAATACAAACACAAGGGTCCATACTTCTTTGGGTTCTTTGGTGGGTTCGCTAATAGCGAGGCGACAGTGGCAAGTCTTACCGATTTTCATGTGAAGACCGAGCGTCAATTCACTGGTCGGGTTTCTCTGGGTGCGATCTTTGCCAATCTCGCAATGGTTCTACGAAATACTGTTATCATTATCTTGTTTGATCATTCCCTTGCAGTGATGCGCTATTATCTCATTCCCTTGGGGATTCTAGTTCTTGTGGGTGTGACTAGGATGTTCAGTGAACGTAATGAGGTCCGTGATGACGTCACACATGATATTGACATTCGACTTGTGTCCCCATTTGAATTTGGGGCCGCTTTCAGATTTGCTGCTGTCTTCACTGTAGTGTCGTTCATCTCAATCGCATTACAGAATGCATTTAGTGATGTAGGTATCCTTGTGGCTGCGCTCTTTGGAGGGTTTACATCTGCTGGTGCAGTCGTTGCCATCGCAGTGCCTGCCTACTCACATCATATCATCTCTCTTCAGACCGCAGTCTTTGCAGTGATCATCACAACAACTATCTCTGTGCTAAACAAGATCATCTACGTCTATACTGCCGATCACGAGGGGACCCTTGCTCGCCGTGTTGCAAAAGATTCACTTATCATGGCAGTTGGTGTGGTCGTGTATCTCTTGCTAATTGCAGCAAACGTCATTTCATTAGTATAG
- a CDS encoding anaerobic nitric oxide reductase flavorubredoxin, whose amino-acid sequence MAFEIKNNVFWVGKIDWELRKFHGEEYSAHRGSTYNAYLIKDEHNVLIDTVWSPFAEEFVANLAKTIPLKDIDFIVANHGEPDHSGALPLLMEAIPDTPIYCTPNAVKSLKGYYHKDWDFHTVKTGDKLDLGSRELVFVSAPMLHWPDSMFSYLTGDNILFPNDAFGQHFASELLYNDLVDQNELYQECIKYYANILTPFSRSVVRKIEEVLGLGLPVDMICPSHGVLWRDDPLQIVHKYLEWAKDYQENQITILYDTMWNSTRKMAEAIAKGIGMADKDVVVKLYNIARGDKNDIITEVFKSKAILVGSPTINRGILSSTSGILEEIRGLGFKGKKAAAFGSYGWSAESPKMITKLLEEAGFEIVSEGLGALWNPNEEAIADCIEFGKKFVAGL is encoded by the coding sequence ATGGCATTTGAAATAAAGAATAATGTATTTTGGGTCGGAAAGATCGATTGGGAACTGCGTAAGTTCCATGGTGAAGAATACTCTGCGCATAGAGGTTCGACATATAATGCGTATCTCATCAAGGACGAACATAATGTCCTGATTGATACAGTATGGTCCCCCTTTGCTGAGGAATTTGTTGCGAATCTAGCAAAGACGATCCCTCTGAAAGATATTGACTTCATTGTTGCAAATCATGGCGAACCTGATCATAGTGGTGCTCTCCCATTGTTGATGGAGGCCATTCCTGACACCCCCATCTATTGTACACCGAACGCTGTCAAGTCGCTCAAGGGCTATTATCATAAGGACTGGGATTTTCATACGGTCAAGACAGGCGACAAGCTCGATCTCGGCTCACGTGAATTGGTCTTTGTGAGTGCTCCTATGCTCCATTGGCCGGACAGTATGTTCTCCTACCTCACTGGTGATAACATTCTCTTTCCCAATGATGCCTTCGGACAGCACTTTGCATCAGAACTCTTGTACAACGATTTGGTGGATCAGAATGAGTTGTATCAGGAATGCATCAAATATTATGCTAATATCTTGACACCGTTCAGCAGGTCAGTGGTCCGAAAGATCGAAGAAGTCTTGGGTCTCGGATTGCCAGTGGACATGATCTGTCCAAGTCACGGCGTACTCTGGCGTGATGATCCCCTTCAGATCGTGCACAAATATCTTGAATGGGCAAAGGACTACCAAGAGAACCAGATCACGATCCTGTATGATACAATGTGGAATAGCACTCGGAAGATGGCTGAGGCCATTGCCAAAGGAATTGGCATGGCTGACAAAGATGTGGTCGTGAAGCTCTACAATATAGCTCGTGGCGACAAGAATGATATCATTACTGAAGTGTTCAAGTCTAAAGCGATTCTTGTGGGATCACCTACTATCAATCGGGGTATTCTCTCTTCGACCTCAGGTATTCTTGAAGAGATCCGTGGTCTTGGCTTCAAGGGGAAGAAAGCAGCCGCCTTTGGTTCCTATGGCTGGTCCGCTGAGAGCCCTAAGATGATCACCAAACTACTTGAAGAGGCAGGCTTTGAAATTGTCAGTGAGGGCCTTGGCGCATTATGGAATCCAAATGAGGAGGCAATCGCAGACTGCATCGAGTTCGGAAAGAAATTTGTTGCTGGACTCTAA
- the hisS gene encoding histidine--tRNA ligase, producing MNELRTVRGMRDLMGPEIRVRDYLVETATEVFRQFGYEPLDSPVMELWATLSAKGGEEVEAETFKFTDKGEREVGLRFDLTVPLARIVASRPDLSLPFKRYAIGKAWRYDRPQAGRYREFMQADVDIIGSPSPAADAEVVMVALEALRRLLGKEYVVRINSRKVLRGMTEKAEVPDSLAFECFRAIDKLDKIGLEGVTEELHERGISSDQIEFLVDAIGINGTGRDILEEFRELLVGSEVGIEGVNELDLMAEIFEEAHVAGFIEFDMSLARGLDYYTGPVFEGRYLGKPNVGSILGGGRYDHLIERFGGPPTPATGISLGISRLIDVLLARGMGETLLPKLDVFIAPIKQPMLRYAMRFQKELIEAGFTCEVDLMGRSLKKQLERADAKQARLVIIVGARDIEKREVSLRDMMTKETTQVSLDNLVKMVRSHLSE from the coding sequence TTGAATGAACTAAGAACAGTACGTGGTATGCGGGATCTCATGGGTCCGGAAATACGTGTTCGTGACTACCTTGTGGAGACTGCCACGGAAGTCTTCAGACAGTTTGGATACGAACCACTAGACTCTCCAGTCATGGAGCTCTGGGCGACTCTATCCGCAAAAGGTGGTGAAGAAGTAGAAGCTGAGACCTTCAAGTTCACTGATAAGGGTGAACGTGAGGTGGGCCTGCGATTCGATCTCACGGTTCCTCTTGCGCGAATTGTGGCCTCGCGCCCTGACCTCTCACTTCCTTTCAAGAGATATGCGATTGGAAAGGCGTGGCGATATGACCGGCCTCAAGCCGGCAGGTATCGTGAGTTCATGCAGGCTGATGTTGACATCATAGGATCTCCAAGTCCTGCTGCTGACGCGGAAGTGGTCATGGTCGCTCTTGAGGCTTTGCGGCGACTATTGGGAAAAGAGTACGTCGTCCGCATCAACAGTCGTAAGGTGTTGCGTGGAATGACAGAGAAGGCGGAGGTGCCAGATAGCCTTGCCTTCGAATGCTTCCGTGCAATTGACAAATTGGACAAGATCGGTCTGGAAGGCGTGACTGAGGAGCTACATGAGCGAGGTATAAGTTCCGATCAGATAGAATTTCTTGTAGATGCCATTGGGATCAATGGTACTGGCAGAGACATACTTGAAGAATTCCGTGAGCTATTGGTTGGCTCCGAGGTTGGAATTGAGGGAGTTAATGAGCTCGACCTGATGGCGGAGATCTTTGAGGAGGCACATGTTGCGGGTTTTATAGAATTTGACATGTCCCTTGCGCGAGGCCTTGACTACTATACGGGTCCTGTCTTTGAGGGTCGGTACCTTGGGAAACCTAATGTCGGCTCCATTCTTGGTGGTGGCAGGTACGACCATCTCATTGAGAGGTTCGGTGGCCCGCCGACTCCTGCGACCGGGATCTCGCTTGGAATCAGTAGACTGATTGATGTTTTACTCGCACGTGGTATGGGTGAGACCCTGCTACCAAAACTCGATGTCTTCATTGCCCCGATAAAACAACCGATGTTGAGATACGCTATGCGTTTTCAGAAGGAGCTCATAGAGGCCGGGTTCACATGTGAAGTTGATCTCATGGGACGTTCTCTCAAGAAACAGCTTGAACGAGCAGATGCAAAGCAGGCTCGGCTGGTCATTATCGTGGGAGCACGTGATATTGAGAAGCGTGAGGTCAGTCTTCGAGACATGATGACCAAAGAGACCACGCAGGTTTCTCTCGACAACTTGGTCAAGATGGTACGTTCACATCTCTCTGAGTGA
- the amrB gene encoding AmmeMemoRadiSam system protein B has translation MPVVAGSFYEGERDLLLQRLEACFKGPEGPGALPTGDIGSARQIKALICPHAGYVYSGSAAAHSYLRLFEDGQPEGIVILGPNHTGLGAPVAVSTDDWETPLGVLSNDRALANMIVNSNKYAIVDTVAHGGEHSIEVQLPFLQYIFGNAISIVPISLMTRDWVVLESLGKTLARLAEDMDILVIASSDFTHFESASTARMKDYQALEYLENLDPHGFLDFVNGHRLSICGASPITAALVFANEVGAVQFNLLKYTHSGIVTGSDDNVVAYVAAEFV, from the coding sequence ATGCCAGTTGTTGCAGGTTCATTTTATGAAGGCGAACGTGATCTCTTGCTCCAGAGGCTTGAGGCTTGTTTCAAAGGGCCCGAGGGGCCTGGTGCGCTTCCCACTGGGGATATCGGTTCAGCGCGTCAGATCAAGGCGCTGATATGTCCACATGCGGGATATGTCTACTCGGGATCTGCGGCAGCACACAGCTATCTCAGGCTCTTTGAAGACGGACAACCCGAGGGGATCGTGATCCTGGGGCCGAATCATACAGGACTGGGCGCACCCGTTGCGGTTTCAACCGATGATTGGGAGACGCCACTCGGTGTACTTAGCAATGATAGAGCGCTGGCGAACATGATCGTGAATTCTAACAAATATGCGATAGTTGATACGGTCGCTCATGGTGGCGAGCACTCGATCGAGGTTCAGTTACCTTTTCTCCAGTACATCTTTGGAAATGCTATCTCAATTGTCCCCATCTCTCTGATGACTCGTGATTGGGTCGTACTAGAATCTCTGGGCAAGACCCTTGCGCGTCTTGCAGAGGACATGGATATCCTTGTCATTGCCAGTTCCGACTTCACGCATTTTGAGAGTGCAAGTACGGCCCGTATGAAAGACTATCAGGCATTGGAGTACTTGGAGAATCTCGACCCTCATGGGTTTCTAGATTTCGTGAATGGGCACCGACTTAGTATCTGTGGTGCAAGTCCCATAACCGCGGCCCTTGTATTTGCTAATGAAGTTGGGGCGGTCCAATTCAATCTGCTCAAGTATACACATTCAGGGATTGTCACAGGGTCGGATGATAATGTTGTTGCCTACGTGGCAGCCGAGTTTGTCTGA